Proteins co-encoded in one Carassius gibelio isolate Cgi1373 ecotype wild population from Czech Republic chromosome A15, carGib1.2-hapl.c, whole genome shotgun sequence genomic window:
- the LOC128028878 gene encoding uncharacterized protein LOC128028878 encodes MVSAGLQMLGIALAIIGWIGVIVVCALPMWLVTAFIGQNIVTAQTTWEGIWMSCVVQSTGQMQCKVYDSMLALSSDLQAARALIVISILVGVFGILLAAAGGKCTNCIEDERTKAKVGIISGAIFIVAGVLCLIPVCWTANTVIRDFYNPMTILCFNGFVGICVCCGIPMWRVTTYIGANIVTGQIVWDGLWMNCVMQSTGQMQCKIQDSIMRLTQDLQAARALIVIAIVISFIGMLLTFVGGQCSSCLKKESSMAKVLILGGILCIVAGVIGLIPVCWSSAYTISDFQSVLTIETQKRELGASIYIGWAASGSLLFGGIILCTSCPPSEDVYPNYPGMYPYQGPMYGPPGSYMPAKTYAPSAEQNSLLRLTEEQTLSSISQRSRANKRKMVSMCRQILGLSLGFIGFIGAIIVCALPMWKMTAFIGANIVTAQIIWEGLWMNCVVQSTGQMQCKIYDSLLALPQDLQAARALVIIAIIICLFGVILAIAGGKCTNFVEREDSKAKVAIASGVIFIIAGVLVLVPVCWTTNTIVRDFYNPILTDAQRRELGPSIYIGFGAAALLLLGGGILCSSCPPKEEKYNIKYSQPRSIANSKAYV; translated from the exons ATGGTATCAGCAGGATTGCAGATGCTGGGCATAGCCCTGGCCATCATCGGCTGGATCGGGGTGATCGTAGTTTGCGCTCTCCCTATGTGGCTTGTCACAGCTTTCATTGGACAGAATATAGTCACTGCGCAAACAACCTGGGAAGGAATCTGGATGAGCTGTGTGGTGCAGAGCACGGGACAGATGCAGTGTAAGGTGTATGACTCCATGCTGGCCCTCAGCTCAGATCTACAAGCGGCTCGAGCCCTGATTGTCATCTCTATCCTGGTGGGTGTCTTTGGAATCCTGCTAGCGGCTGCTGGAGGGAAATGCACCAACTGCATCGAGGACGAGCGCACCAAGGCCAAAGTGGGCATCATTTCAGGAGCCATCTTCATCGTGGCTGGAGTTCTGTGTTTGATTCCTGTCTGCTGGACAGCCAATACAGTTATAAGGGACTTCTATAACCCTATGACC ATCCTGTGCTTCAATGGTTTTGTTGGCATATGTGTCTGCTGTGGCATTCCCATGTGGCGCGTCACTACGTACATCGGTGCCAATATTGTCACGGGTCAGATAGTCTGGGACGGCTTGTGGATGAACTGTGTGATGCAAAGCACAGGACAGATGCAGTGTAAAATCCAAGACTCAATCATGCGACTGACCCAGGACTTGCAAGCAGCACGTGCGCTGATCGTCATCGCAATAGTGATCAGCTTCATTGGAATGCTCTTGACGTTTGTGGGAGGCCAGTGCAGCAGCTGTCTGAAGAAAGAGTCCTCCATGGCCAAAGTGCTGATTCTGGGTGGGATCCTGTGCATTGTAGCTGGAGTCATCGGTCTTATTCCGGTCTGCTGGTCCTCAGCCTACACCATCTCAGATTTTCAGAGCGTTCTCACAATCGAGACCCAAAAGAGGGAGCTTGGGGCATCCATATACATTGGCTGGGCCGCCTCAGGATCTCTTCTGTTTGGAGGAATCATTTTGTGTACTTCCTGCCCACCAAGTGAAGATGTTTATCCAAATTACCCAGGCATGTACCCCTACCAAGGACCTATGTATGGGCCTCCTGGATCTTACATGCCTGCCAAAACATATGCACCGAGTGCT GAACAGAACTCATTATTACGATTAACAGAGGAGCAAACACTTTCTTCTATAAGCCAACGAAGCCGAGCAAACAAGAGAAAAATGGTGTCTATGTGTCGACAGATCCTAGGCTTGTCCCTGGGATTTATTGGTTTCATAGGAGCAATTATCGTTTGCGCCCTTCCCATGTGGAAGATGACTGCGTTTATTGGAGCCAACATTGTGACAGCACAGATCATTTGGGAGGGCTTGTGGATGAACTGTGTGGTCCAGAGCACAGGACAGATGCAGTGCAAAATCTACGACTCGCTCCTGGCTTTACCTCAGGACCTGCAGGCTGCTCGGGCGCTTGTGATCATCGCCATCATTATCTGCCTCTTTGGGGTCATCCTGGCGATTGCCGGTGGAAAATGCACCAACTTTGTTGAGAGGGAAGACAGCAAGGCAAAGGTGGCTATTGCCAGTGGTGTGATCTTCATCATTGCTGGAGTGTTGGTCCTGGTCCCAGTCTGCTGGACAACTAACACCATCGTCAGGGATTTCTACAATCCCATTCTCACAGATGCCCAAAGAAGGGAGCTCGGGCCTTCTATCTATATTGGATTCGGTGCGGCTGCACTGCTGCTCCTGGGAGGAGGTATTCTGTGCAGCTCCTGCCCACCTAAAGAGGAAAAATACAACATCAAGTACTCTCAGCCACGGTCCATTGCCAACAGCAAAGCCTATGTCTGA